A window of Flavobacterium flavigenum contains these coding sequences:
- a CDS encoding 3-hydroxyacyl-ACP dehydratase FabZ family protein — MNLNEIIEKLPYTEPFLFVDELLHVDENSISGNYTFKEDLDFYKGHFKGNPVTPGVILTETMAQIGMVCLGIYLLGDAFNKETVIAFTSADMQFLKAVYPNEKITVTAQKTFFRFGKLKCEAVMKNEAGLEVCKGILAGMITTKL; from the coding sequence ATGAACCTGAACGAAATTATAGAAAAATTACCTTACACAGAACCTTTTCTGTTTGTAGATGAACTGCTTCATGTCGATGAAAACAGCATTTCAGGAAATTATACTTTTAAAGAAGACCTGGATTTTTATAAAGGTCATTTTAAAGGAAATCCTGTAACGCCTGGTGTAATCCTGACAGAAACCATGGCTCAGATAGGCATGGTTTGCCTTGGAATCTATCTGTTAGGTGATGCCTTTAACAAGGAAACAGTCATTGCTTTCACTTCTGCCGATATGCAGTTTTTAAAAGCTGTATATCCTAATGAAAAAATTACGGTAACGGCTCAAAAAACATTTTTCAGGTTTGGAAAATTAAAATGTGAGGCAGTAATGAAAAACGAAGCCGGACTGGAAGTCTGCAAAGGAATCTTGGCCGGAATGATAACGACAAAATTATGA
- a CDS encoding beta-ketoacyl-[acyl-carrier-protein] synthase family protein, giving the protein MSKRVVITGLGVAAPNGVGIPAFTSAIKNGLSGIRHDAQLQELQFSCQIAGKPEITEKLKSQYFTDLEMRGFNSTGILYGVIAGMEAWKNAGLPMEINNEPDWDSGTIFGSGTSGIDKFRESIYKIDELQTRKLGSTVVAQTMNSGISAYLGGKLGLGNQVTTNSSACSTGTEAIIMAYDRIKSGQAKRILAGSTGDSGPYIWAGFDALRVCSSKYNENPELGSRPMSASAAGFVPGSGAGALLIEDLDTALERGATIYAEILGGNVNSGGQRGNGSMTAPNSTAVQRCITDAIHNSGISPADVDAINGHLTATTKDSLEIENWTKALNRKGDNFPYINSLKSMTGHCLSAAGSIESVASVIQLYEGFLFGNTNCEDLHSEIAALIDPSKVPFKTFNIDLNIIAKASFGFGDVNACVLLKKYKN; this is encoded by the coding sequence ATGAGTAAACGGGTTGTAATAACAGGTCTTGGTGTAGCAGCTCCAAATGGTGTTGGAATTCCTGCGTTTACCTCTGCCATTAAAAATGGATTATCGGGTATAAGACATGATGCGCAATTGCAAGAACTACAATTTTCCTGTCAGATTGCAGGTAAGCCTGAAATAACCGAAAAACTCAAATCACAATATTTTACCGATCTGGAAATGCGTGGGTTTAATAGTACAGGTATTTTGTACGGTGTTATTGCAGGTATGGAAGCGTGGAAAAATGCAGGATTACCAATGGAAATTAATAACGAACCGGATTGGGACAGCGGAACTATTTTTGGATCCGGAACTTCGGGGATTGATAAATTTCGCGAAAGCATTTATAAAATAGACGAATTGCAGACCCGAAAATTAGGAAGTACCGTCGTCGCTCAGACTATGAACAGTGGCATAAGTGCTTATCTTGGAGGCAAACTCGGTTTAGGGAATCAGGTTACCACAAATTCATCAGCCTGCTCAACCGGAACCGAAGCGATAATTATGGCGTATGACCGAATAAAATCAGGACAGGCAAAACGCATATTAGCAGGAAGTACAGGAGACAGCGGCCCGTATATTTGGGCTGGTTTTGATGCGCTTCGGGTATGCAGCTCAAAATATAATGAGAATCCTGAACTTGGCTCCCGCCCTATGAGCGCATCCGCGGCAGGATTTGTCCCAGGAAGCGGTGCCGGAGCGTTGCTTATTGAAGATTTAGATACAGCTTTAGAACGTGGTGCTACTATTTATGCAGAAATTTTAGGTGGGAATGTAAATTCAGGTGGCCAGCGTGGAAACGGAAGTATGACGGCTCCAAACAGCACTGCAGTACAGCGATGCATTACAGATGCGATTCATAATTCTGGTATTTCACCTGCAGATGTTGATGCTATAAATGGTCATCTTACGGCCACTACAAAAGACAGTCTTGAAATAGAAAACTGGACCAAAGCACTAAACCGAAAAGGAGATAATTTTCCGTATATAAACTCCCTAAAAAGCATGACCGGCCATTGTCTAAGTGCTGCCGGGAGTATTGAAAGTGTAGCTTCAGTTATACAGCTTTATGAAGGTTTTTTATTTGGAAATACCAATTGTGAAGATCTTCATTCAGAAATAGCAGCACTTATTGATCCTTCTAAAGTACCATTTAAAACTTTTAATATCGATCTGAATATTATTGCCAAAGCCAGTTTTGGTTTTGGAGATGTAAATGCCTGTGTATTATTAAAAAAATATAAAAACTAA
- a CDS encoding acyl carrier protein, with translation MNKEELIAKLKVIIKPYTANNEAYDNLTENTDFIKDLEINSANLVDIVLDIEENFDVVIDNTDMERMLDVKTAVEIIETKLAAK, from the coding sequence ATGAATAAAGAAGAACTTATTGCCAAATTAAAAGTTATTATCAAGCCTTATACAGCTAATAATGAAGCTTATGATAATCTTACTGAGAATACAGATTTTATAAAAGATCTCGAAATCAATTCGGCTAATCTGGTCGATATTGTACTTGATATTGAAGAAAATTTCGACGTTGTCATTGATAATACAGACATGGAAAGAATGTTGGATGTGAAAACGGCAGTCGAAATAATTGAAACTAAATTAGCGGCAAAATGA
- a CDS encoding 4'-phosphopantetheinyl transferase family protein has product MIGNDVIDIQQSRQESNWQRKGFLEKLFTAEEQFFIQQDSNPEIMVWLFWSMKEAAYKIYNRKTKLREYIPKKLICEIVSLDNNCIRGQVSCGENIYHTKTAISDDSIHTIAVSCFSNLNKVFEIDKTQIFKDQYGIPYLSNGGKSTKDVSVSNHGRFEKIVTII; this is encoded by the coding sequence ATGATTGGCAATGACGTGATAGACATACAACAGTCACGTCAGGAAAGCAACTGGCAGCGGAAAGGATTTTTGGAAAAACTGTTCACCGCAGAAGAACAGTTTTTTATACAACAGGATTCTAATCCGGAAATTATGGTATGGCTGTTTTGGAGTATGAAAGAAGCGGCATATAAAATCTATAACCGTAAGACAAAACTAAGAGAATATATTCCTAAAAAACTAATTTGTGAAATTGTATCCCTCGACAACAATTGTATCAGAGGTCAGGTAAGCTGTGGCGAAAATATTTATCATACAAAAACCGCAATTTCAGATGATAGTATACATACGATTGCGGTCAGCTGTTTTAGTAACTTAAATAAAGTATTTGAAATTGATAAAACTCAAATATTTAAAGATCAATATGGAATTCCTTATTTAAGTAATGGTGGTAAATCAACTAAAGATGTGTCAGTTAGCAATCATGGCAGATTTGAAAAAATAGTTACTATTATTTAA
- a CDS encoding Na+/H+ antiporter, giving the protein MLENFPFYLGLLIVILLLIMLANKIKVAYPILLVLAGLAISFIPGVPLIKIDPELIFFIFLPPLLYEAAWTVSWKEMWRWRRIITSFAFVVVFLSALSVALVANYFIPGFSMALGFVLGGIVSPPDAVSAGAILKFVKVPKTLSSILEGESLLNDASSLIIFRFAMIAVATEQFIFSKAATTFSWMIIGGVSIGLFIGWLFMKAHKYLPTDANSDIVLSLLTPYIIYLAAEEVHCSGVLAVVSGGLLLSNNRHRFLNSKSRLRGVNVWESFCFILNGFVFMLIGLDLPQITNGLEEVSLPSAIGYGVLITLVLIVSRILSSYGAVVVTLIARNFITVADTRNPGLKAPFILGWSGMRGVVSLAAALSIPVYLNNGNGFPQRNLILFITFIVILLTLLIQGLTLPYFIKKIKLTDIYDPTPRDEAYNQLQQELAQYALHYLKTNYNDQLDSNTPLNYLIKRWEQHSNGIDDESIGTDLKVIYLDLLHKQREWLVNKNKEDQTLDESIIRRQMHYLDIEEEKLRYI; this is encoded by the coding sequence ATGCTTGAGAATTTTCCTTTTTATCTAGGCCTGCTAATCGTCATTTTATTACTGATTATGCTGGCTAATAAAATAAAAGTAGCATATCCAATTTTATTGGTATTAGCCGGATTGGCGATCAGTTTTATTCCGGGTGTGCCTCTTATAAAGATAGATCCCGAACTCATTTTTTTTATTTTTTTGCCCCCTTTATTATATGAAGCGGCATGGACGGTTTCGTGGAAAGAAATGTGGCGCTGGAGGAGAATTATTACAAGTTTTGCTTTTGTAGTGGTGTTTCTGTCAGCACTTTCAGTAGCGTTAGTTGCCAATTATTTTATTCCTGGATTTTCAATGGCATTGGGTTTTGTTTTGGGTGGAATCGTATCTCCTCCTGACGCCGTAAGTGCAGGTGCTATATTGAAATTTGTCAAAGTACCAAAAACCTTATCCTCTATTTTAGAAGGTGAAAGTTTATTGAATGACGCTTCTTCTTTGATAATTTTCAGATTCGCAATGATTGCTGTGGCAACAGAACAATTTATATTTTCTAAAGCAGCGACAACTTTTAGCTGGATGATTATTGGCGGTGTGTCAATTGGTCTGTTTATTGGATGGCTTTTTATGAAGGCGCATAAATATTTGCCTACAGATGCTAATTCTGATATCGTTTTATCTTTACTGACACCTTACATTATATATCTGGCTGCTGAAGAAGTACACTGTTCAGGTGTTTTGGCTGTAGTAAGCGGAGGTTTGCTTTTATCTAACAACAGACACCGTTTTCTTAACAGTAAATCCCGCCTTCGTGGTGTGAATGTTTGGGAAAGTTTCTGTTTTATTCTGAACGGATTCGTTTTCATGCTTATCGGATTAGATTTGCCCCAGATTACAAATGGCCTTGAAGAAGTCAGCCTGCCTTCAGCAATTGGTTATGGTGTATTAATAACACTGGTTTTGATCGTGAGTCGTATACTTTCTTCATATGGTGCTGTTGTCGTGACTTTAATTGCCCGCAACTTTATTACCGTAGCTGACACAAGAAATCCGGGCTTAAAAGCACCTTTTATACTTGGATGGAGCGGAATGAGAGGTGTTGTTTCATTAGCAGCGGCGTTATCGATACCTGTTTATCTGAATAATGGTAATGGTTTTCCACAGCGAAACCTGATCTTGTTTATCACCTTCATTGTAATTCTTTTGACTTTATTAATTCAGGGATTGACATTGCCTTATTTTATTAAAAAAATAAAGCTTACAGATATTTACGATCCGACACCCCGCGATGAAGCTTACAATCAATTGCAACAAGAATTAGCCCAATATGCGCTGCATTATTTAAAAACGAATTACAACGATCAGTTAGACTCTAATACTCCTTTGAATTATCTTATAAAGAGATGGGAACAGCACAGTAATGGAATTGATGATGAATCTATTGGCACTGATCTCAAGGTTATTTACCTCGATTTGCTGCACAAACAGAGAGAATGGCTAGTGAATAAAAACAAAGAGGATCAGACTTTAGACGAATCAATAATTAGGCGGCAAATGCATTATCTGGATATTGAAGAAGAAAAATTAAGATACATTTGA
- a CDS encoding nucleotidyltransferase family protein: MDQIAIVILAAGNSKRMGQSKQLLPWKNSTLLGSVIENACLVEAVEVFVVLGAYTNEIREKIDLSRANILINENWQQGLGSSIALATAEINKKYPDINAVLFVLADQPFISSHHLNTIIALHKKEKEAIIISRKEDYRGVPVLFPAKFFSELLTLSNDEGAKQIINRNKSEVREVITQDNIADIDTFESYTELYKVNSNSNVS, encoded by the coding sequence ATGGACCAAATCGCCATCGTAATATTAGCTGCGGGTAATTCGAAAAGAATGGGACAATCGAAGCAGTTGCTACCATGGAAAAATTCAACTTTATTAGGCAGTGTTATCGAAAATGCATGTTTAGTTGAGGCAGTTGAAGTGTTTGTCGTTCTGGGCGCTTATACAAATGAAATTAGAGAAAAAATAGATTTATCGCGAGCCAATATTCTAATCAATGAAAACTGGCAACAAGGATTGGGGAGTTCTATAGCATTGGCAACAGCTGAAATAAATAAAAAATATCCGGATATTAATGCCGTTTTATTTGTTTTGGCAGATCAGCCATTTATTAGCAGTCATCATTTAAATACAATAATAGCACTTCATAAAAAAGAAAAAGAAGCTATTATCATAAGCAGAAAAGAAGATTACCGAGGAGTTCCCGTTCTTTTTCCTGCAAAATTTTTCTCAGAACTTCTCACATTGTCGAATGATGAAGGAGCTAAGCAAATTATCAACAGAAATAAAAGTGAGGTTAGGGAAGTTATTACGCAAGATAATATAGCTGATATAGATACATTTGAATCTTACACTGAACTTTACAAAGTTAATTCAAACTCAAATGTATCTTAA
- a CDS encoding XdhC family protein, which produces MMHELLKLKESYILAQAIGLKSVMATVVAIEGSSYRRPGVRMLIFENNSMTGAVSGGCVENEILKQSQSVFLDHKAKMLVYDGRYRLGCEGILYILLEPFSPDTAVLDALESVVKKRQTLEIESFYTKTEGVQPGLGSEFHFEGKNLTFSNNQLDKALTSYKQILQPRFHLIIIGSEHDAVQLCHFASLTGWEVTIVASVKDPKTIANFPGANQVLHLLPEEIGSLSIDSETAVILMTHSYSTDLKFLIGLKNAQPAYLGLLGPVKRRNQILNDFFEFTDSYNEGLLDVTYGPSGISIGAETPQEIAISIIAEILSVVRKEEPISLKYKISAIHS; this is translated from the coding sequence ATGATGCACGAATTATTAAAATTAAAAGAATCATACATTTTAGCACAGGCAATCGGACTTAAAAGCGTTATGGCTACCGTAGTGGCTATCGAAGGTTCCTCATACAGAAGACCAGGTGTGCGTATGCTGATTTTTGAAAACAATTCAATGACTGGAGCTGTAAGCGGAGGCTGTGTTGAAAATGAAATCCTCAAACAATCCCAGTCAGTATTTTTGGATCACAAAGCAAAAATGTTGGTTTATGATGGAAGGTACCGACTGGGATGCGAAGGTATTTTATATATTCTTTTGGAACCTTTTTCTCCTGATACAGCTGTTTTAGATGCTTTAGAGAGTGTTGTGAAGAAAAGACAAACTCTGGAAATTGAATCTTTTTATACCAAAACGGAAGGGGTTCAGCCGGGACTAGGTTCCGAGTTTCATTTCGAAGGAAAGAACCTGACTTTTTCGAATAATCAATTAGATAAAGCATTGACTTCTTACAAACAAATTCTTCAGCCGCGCTTTCATTTAATTATCATTGGATCAGAACACGATGCCGTACAATTATGTCATTTTGCCTCATTGACTGGTTGGGAAGTTACAATTGTGGCATCTGTAAAAGATCCTAAAACCATTGCTAATTTTCCGGGTGCAAATCAGGTTTTACATTTGCTTCCTGAAGAAATTGGCTCCCTTTCTATTGATAGTGAAACAGCAGTTATTTTAATGACGCACAGTTATTCAACCGATTTAAAATTCCTTATCGGATTAAAAAATGCGCAACCGGCTTATTTAGGACTTTTGGGTCCTGTTAAAAGAAGAAATCAAATCTTAAATGATTTTTTTGAATTTACTGATTCTTATAATGAAGGTCTGCTTGATGTAACGTATGGCCCATCAGGTATCAGTATTGGTGCAGAAACACCTCAGGAAATCGCCATTAGTATTATTGCTGAAATACTTTCTGTAGTACGAAAAGAGGAACCTATATCCTTAAAATATAAAATCAGTGCTATTCATTCTTAA
- a CDS encoding xanthine dehydrogenase family protein molybdopterin-binding subunit → MTQNNNIDTKRRNFLKLTGLGGTALCLGFYFPANGAPVLVRPSELSDSEIELCPWIIINPSGKVTIVNHRAEMGQGSYQSVPQIVAEELEVDMKDINVIFAIGNEKKYGGQITGGSSTIRSAYKKLLKLSAGAREMLITAAATKWNVPSSDCYAESGQVIHKPSGKKLHYGELAEAASKLEVPKEPKLKKISEYKLIRKPLRRIDTPLKTNGELIFGLDKRIPGMLFASVERDPRYLGKVKSFDATAALKIPGVKRVFKVNMGYYEHIREGVAVVATSTWAALEGRKQLKVEWDSSGFKHWSTPEIFETQNNLLKTEEGMLFKGQGNPTEVLSKTDKKLDVVYQTPYQSHVAMEPVNCIAHHKGDSIEIWGPVQAPGWVQDYISKKFAIDKEKVIVNMTFLGGGFGRKAMNDYPYEAVAVSKEIGGPVQVVWTREDDATLGPFRPGISYRCEGTVSNGKMEALKFRMAGQNNGHWSGAPKNKPNGSTSEGFLKPYYESVKNISFSDVLFETSIPTSFWRSVYASTNGFAYESFIDEMAHEAGKDPLSFRREHLQEERCQKLIDKMEEVSGWKNRKKNEGYGVAITECFNSTVGQVVKVSKNPAGGVKIDKVWAVMDCGWYVNPDIIHAQIEGSIVMGLGAATTHQITFKENIVEQHNFYDYPMPRINEIPLIEVHIIDNEEDAGGVGEPALPPFAPALTNAIFDLTGKRIRTLPFSLGTV, encoded by the coding sequence ATGACTCAAAATAACAACATAGATACTAAAAGACGAAATTTCCTGAAACTTACCGGATTAGGAGGTACTGCATTGTGTCTTGGGTTTTACTTCCCGGCAAATGGTGCACCGGTACTGGTAAGACCTTCTGAATTAAGTGATTCAGAAATCGAATTATGCCCCTGGATTATTATCAATCCATCCGGAAAGGTAACCATTGTAAATCACAGGGCAGAAATGGGGCAGGGCTCTTATCAGTCGGTACCGCAAATTGTGGCTGAGGAACTTGAAGTTGACATGAAAGATATCAACGTCATCTTTGCTATTGGTAACGAAAAAAAATATGGCGGACAAATTACCGGAGGAAGTTCAACCATTCGTTCTGCATATAAAAAACTGCTAAAATTAAGCGCTGGTGCACGTGAAATGCTTATTACCGCAGCAGCCACAAAATGGAATGTTCCTAGTTCTGACTGCTATGCAGAATCAGGACAGGTAATTCACAAACCATCAGGAAAAAAATTGCATTATGGAGAACTTGCAGAGGCAGCTTCAAAACTTGAAGTTCCAAAAGAACCAAAACTGAAGAAAATTTCTGAATATAAACTGATTAGAAAACCTCTCCGAAGAATTGACACTCCTCTTAAAACTAATGGTGAATTAATTTTTGGACTTGACAAAAGAATTCCGGGAATGTTATTTGCCTCCGTAGAACGTGATCCCCGCTATCTTGGGAAAGTCAAAAGTTTTGATGCAACCGCTGCATTAAAAATTCCGGGTGTGAAACGCGTTTTTAAAGTTAACATGGGATATTACGAGCATATCCGTGAAGGTGTTGCCGTAGTTGCTACTTCAACCTGGGCTGCTCTTGAAGGCAGAAAACAATTGAAAGTAGAGTGGGACAGTAGCGGTTTCAAACACTGGAGTACGCCTGAAATATTCGAAACACAGAATAATCTTCTCAAAACAGAAGAAGGAATGCTTTTTAAAGGTCAGGGAAATCCAACCGAAGTATTATCTAAAACAGATAAGAAATTAGACGTTGTTTATCAAACTCCCTATCAGTCACACGTTGCGATGGAGCCAGTAAATTGCATTGCACATCACAAAGGGGATTCAATTGAAATTTGGGGGCCAGTGCAAGCTCCTGGCTGGGTTCAGGATTATATAAGTAAAAAGTTTGCAATAGATAAAGAGAAAGTAATTGTAAATATGACTTTTCTGGGCGGTGGTTTTGGCCGTAAAGCTATGAACGACTATCCGTATGAGGCCGTTGCAGTTTCAAAGGAAATTGGCGGCCCGGTTCAGGTTGTCTGGACACGTGAGGACGATGCTACTTTAGGGCCTTTTCGTCCCGGAATTTCCTACCGCTGTGAAGGAACTGTTTCGAATGGAAAAATGGAAGCTTTAAAGTTCCGAATGGCGGGTCAGAATAATGGACACTGGAGTGGAGCCCCAAAGAACAAGCCTAATGGAAGTACCAGTGAAGGATTTTTAAAACCTTATTATGAAAGCGTAAAAAACATAAGCTTTTCAGATGTTCTTTTTGAAACCAGTATTCCAACAAGTTTCTGGAGATCCGTATACGCTTCTACAAACGGATTTGCCTATGAAAGTTTCATTGATGAAATGGCGCACGAAGCGGGAAAAGATCCGTTAAGTTTTCGCCGGGAGCATTTACAGGAAGAGCGCTGTCAAAAATTAATTGATAAAATGGAGGAAGTTTCAGGCTGGAAAAACCGTAAAAAAAATGAAGGATATGGTGTTGCTATTACAGAATGTTTCAATTCTACTGTTGGACAGGTTGTAAAAGTTTCCAAAAATCCTGCCGGCGGTGTAAAAATAGACAAAGTCTGGGCTGTTATGGATTGCGGGTGGTATGTAAATCCGGATATTATTCACGCACAGATTGAAGGTTCCATTGTCATGGGACTGGGTGCCGCAACAACACATCAGATTACATTTAAAGAAAATATCGTAGAACAACATAATTTTTATGATTATCCGATGCCCCGCATTAATGAAATCCCTTTGATAGAAGTGCATATCATAGACAATGAAGAAGATGCAGGCGGAGTAGGAGAACCGGCGCTACCGCCTTTTGCGCCGGCATTAACTAATGCCATATTTGATTTGACAGGAAAACGAATCAGAACCTTGCCTTTCAGCCTTGGAACAGTTTAA
- a CDS encoding (2Fe-2S)-binding protein — MIQLTVNGKTENLDVSPEMPLLWAIRDTLGLTGTKFGCGVAQCGACVVHLDGEAVRSCVTKMSRAKGKNVVTIEGLSENNDHPAQKAWQEIDVPQCGYCHSGQIMSAAVLLRENPNPTDQDIDDAMAGNICRCGTYPRIRKAIHLASEMQKKTKSDR; from the coding sequence ATGATACAACTAACTGTAAACGGCAAAACTGAAAATCTCGACGTTAGCCCGGAAATGCCGCTTCTTTGGGCAATCCGCGATACTTTGGGACTTACCGGAACAAAATTTGGCTGTGGTGTCGCACAATGTGGGGCCTGTGTTGTCCACCTGGATGGGGAAGCAGTCCGTTCCTGTGTGACCAAAATGAGCCGTGCAAAAGGCAAAAATGTAGTCACTATAGAAGGACTATCTGAAAACAACGATCATCCGGCGCAAAAAGCCTGGCAGGAAATAGATGTCCCTCAATGTGGTTATTGTCATTCGGGACAAATTATGTCCGCAGCAGTACTTCTTCGGGAAAACCCAAACCCGACAGATCAGGATATAGACGATGCCATGGCAGGTAACATCTGCAGATGCGGTACTTATCCGCGAATTCGTAAAGCCATTCATCTGGCTTCAGAAATGCAGAAAAAAACAAAATCTGATAGATAA
- a CDS encoding ABC-F family ATP-binding cassette domain-containing protein: MLILQNISYTHSNKELLFSNISLTVNNGNKTALVGHNGSGKSTLLKIIAKELFPSGGIQEIDTEPYYIPQIFGQYNHLTIAAALRIDAKLTALHEILQGNVNESNLNILNDDWAIEDRCNEALKYWGLNDLELSQKLKFLSGGEKTKVFLAGIMIHQPKIILLDEPSNHLDTEGRTLLYQFIKDSSAAMLIVSHDRKLLNLLDVTYELKASGIKTYGGNYDFYQKQKNIEKDALAQDIHSKEKALQKAKEKQRKTLEKELKSDSNGKKKQEKAGVARIMLNTLKNKAENSISKTKSVHAEKIGGISQELRELRDEVLSLNKMKFGLNHSQLHKGKILVTAESVNYSYNEQWIWTTDLNFQIISGERIAIKGSNGSGKTTLIKLILKELQSKKGILKIADSEMIYIDQDYSLINTDLTVYEQAQQSNNSGLEEHDIKMRLNRFLFTKSDWDKPCCYLSGGERMRLMLCGLTIKNEAPDVIILDEPTNNLDIQNIEILTAALNEY, translated from the coding sequence ATGCTTATTCTACAAAATATTTCATATACACATTCTAATAAAGAGTTGCTGTTCAGCAATATCAGTTTGACAGTAAACAACGGAAACAAAACAGCCTTAGTTGGGCATAACGGTTCCGGAAAATCCACATTGCTAAAAATTATCGCAAAGGAATTGTTTCCTTCTGGCGGAATACAGGAAATCGATACAGAACCCTATTATATTCCACAGATTTTTGGTCAGTACAATCATTTAACAATCGCAGCAGCTTTACGGATAGATGCAAAACTTACTGCCCTGCATGAAATTCTGCAAGGCAATGTAAATGAATCAAACTTAAACATACTTAACGACGACTGGGCAATTGAAGATCGCTGCAATGAAGCCTTGAAGTACTGGGGTCTAAATGATTTAGAGTTATCTCAAAAGCTGAAATTTTTAAGCGGTGGTGAAAAAACAAAAGTGTTTCTGGCCGGCATTATGATTCATCAGCCGAAGATTATACTGCTCGATGAACCAAGCAATCATTTGGATACTGAAGGGAGAACATTATTATATCAGTTTATAAAAGATTCTTCAGCCGCAATGCTTATTGTAAGCCACGACCGGAAACTATTGAATCTGCTTGATGTTACCTATGAATTAAAAGCAAGCGGAATCAAAACCTACGGAGGCAATTACGATTTTTACCAAAAACAGAAGAATATCGAAAAAGACGCATTAGCTCAGGATATACATTCGAAAGAAAAAGCACTTCAGAAAGCAAAAGAAAAGCAACGGAAAACTTTGGAAAAAGAGCTAAAGTCTGATTCAAATGGGAAAAAGAAACAGGAAAAAGCTGGTGTTGCCCGCATTATGCTGAATACTTTAAAGAATAAAGCCGAAAACAGCATTTCAAAAACCAAAAGTGTTCATGCAGAAAAAATTGGTGGCATTTCGCAGGAATTACGTGAATTGCGGGACGAAGTTTTAAGTCTCAATAAAATGAAATTCGGTCTGAACCATTCACAATTACACAAAGGAAAGATTCTTGTGACAGCCGAATCAGTTAACTACAGTTATAATGAACAGTGGATTTGGACAACAGATTTAAATTTTCAAATTATCAGTGGAGAACGGATTGCTATAAAAGGAAGTAATGGTTCAGGAAAAACAACACTGATAAAGCTGATTTTAAAAGAACTTCAGTCTAAAAAAGGGATTCTAAAAATAGCTGACTCCGAAATGATTTATATCGATCAGGATTATTCTTTAATCAATACAGATTTAACTGTTTACGAACAGGCACAGCAAAGCAATAATTCTGGTTTAGAAGAGCACGACATTAAAATGAGGCTGAATCGGTTTTTGTTTACCAAATCAGACTGGGACAAGCCCTGTTGCTATTTAAGCGGTGGCGAAAGAATGCGTTTGATGCTGTGCGGATTAACAATAAAAAATGAAGCACCCGATGTAATTATTCTGGATGAACCCACTAATAATCTGGATATACAGAATATTGAAATATTAACTGCGGCTCTGAACGAATACTAG
- a CDS encoding TetR/AcrR family transcriptional regulator gives MATKGEETRQFIIEKAAPIFNTKGIAATAMSDIMEATKLSKGSLYVHFENKEVLACAAVDYNMKVLGDKLLVKISKFKTAKDQLFAYIDFFSNAVNPPLKGGCPLLNFGTEADDTNPVVKEKINKGIQLNQQLLENTIKKGIDKGEFKPQWNAAEFAIMVFAMMEGAHLMSRMSGNNDNMNIITNVLKKMIEENSL, from the coding sequence ATGGCAACAAAAGGCGAAGAAACCAGACAATTTATCATAGAGAAAGCAGCTCCGATCTTTAACACAAAAGGGATTGCAGCAACTGCTATGAGTGATATTATGGAAGCTACTAAGTTGTCTAAAGGAAGTCTGTATGTTCATTTTGAAAATAAAGAAGTTCTTGCCTGTGCAGCTGTCGACTATAATATGAAGGTGTTAGGTGATAAATTGTTGGTTAAAATCAGTAAATTTAAAACAGCAAAAGATCAATTGTTTGCGTATATAGATTTCTTTAGTAATGCTGTGAATCCACCTCTTAAAGGCGGGTGTCCATTATTGAATTTCGGAACCGAAGCTGATGACACCAATCCTGTTGTGAAAGAAAAAATAAATAAAGGAATCCAGCTTAATCAGCAATTATTAGAAAATACCATTAAAAAAGGAATTGACAAAGGTGAGTTCAAACCACAATGGAATGCAGCAGAATTTGCAATAATGGTTTTCGCCATGATGGAGGGTGCTCATTTGATGTCGAGGATGTCTGGAAATAATGATAATATGAATATCATTACCAATGTGCTAAAAAAAATGATTGAGGAAAACAGCCTCTAA